One Saprospiraceae bacterium genomic region harbors:
- a CDS encoding vanadium-dependent haloperoxidase → MRYIIYVILGWFLLTFQACKEDLATPFILNQASDYPADVALQWVTLQRELVKTTPGFTPPVAARAYGYAALALYESVVPGIKENVSYAGLIQNFNASGLPAVEANQQYDWGLSANAAMAYMMKNLFKTTSAANQLAIDQLEQSFIAQSSETDQTIIDRSVDFGKKVAEAVYNYSKTDNQDEAYLNNFPDYTVPDIPGKWEPTAPNQKPLQPYWGDVRTFVSSNASDNLLIQPTTYSTDPKSVFYLEANEVYIAVLNVTAEQSDIAKFWSDDPGITSTPPGHSMSIATIVLQNENADLAMAAEVFSKVGMAVHDAFVSCWKCKYAYNLVRPVTYIKKFIDPQFATILPTPPFPEHTSGHSVQTGAAMTVLEHYFGYHYTITDNTHVSRNDINGSPRTFSSFADLAEETAISRLYGGIHYRPAIAQGVKQGRVIGRNVALIDLKK, encoded by the coding sequence ATGCGCTACATCATTTATGTTATACTGGGATGGTTCCTGCTTACCTTCCAGGCTTGTAAGGAAGACCTCGCAACGCCATTTATACTCAACCAGGCTTCCGATTATCCGGCAGATGTTGCCCTTCAATGGGTGACTTTGCAGCGTGAACTCGTCAAAACGACTCCGGGATTTACACCCCCTGTAGCGGCCAGAGCCTATGGATATGCTGCACTTGCTTTGTATGAATCTGTCGTCCCTGGAATAAAAGAAAACGTATCGTATGCCGGATTGATCCAAAATTTCAATGCCTCTGGTTTACCGGCGGTAGAAGCCAACCAGCAATACGATTGGGGGCTGTCTGCCAATGCAGCCATGGCCTACATGATGAAAAATTTATTTAAAACGACTTCAGCTGCAAATCAGTTGGCTATTGACCAGCTTGAGCAGAGTTTCATTGCCCAATCTTCTGAAACCGATCAGACCATTATTGATCGTTCTGTTGATTTTGGGAAAAAAGTGGCTGAAGCAGTCTACAACTATTCAAAAACAGACAATCAGGATGAAGCGTATTTGAATAATTTTCCGGATTATACGGTACCAGATATACCAGGCAAGTGGGAACCTACAGCTCCTAATCAAAAGCCCTTACAGCCTTATTGGGGAGACGTACGAACATTCGTTAGTTCGAACGCCAGTGATAATCTTCTTATTCAACCTACCACCTATTCAACAGATCCTAAAAGTGTCTTTTATTTAGAAGCCAATGAAGTCTATATAGCGGTCTTAAATGTGACTGCAGAACAATCTGATATTGCTAAATTTTGGAGCGATGATCCCGGAATAACGAGCACTCCACCCGGGCACTCCATGTCTATAGCAACGATTGTACTTCAAAATGAAAATGCAGATCTGGCTATGGCCGCTGAAGTATTTTCCAAAGTTGGCATGGCGGTGCACGATGCTTTCGTGTCCTGCTGGAAATGTAAATACGCGTATAATTTGGTAAGGCCGGTAACTTATATTAAAAAATTTATTGACCCGCAGTTCGCGACCATTTTACCAACGCCTCCATTTCCGGAACACACCAGTGGTCATTCCGTTCAAACAGGTGCTGCAATGACAGTGCTTGAGCATTATTTTGGCTATCACTATACAATTACAGACAATACGCATGTTTCCAGAAATGATATCAATGGAAGTCCCAGGACCTTCAGTTCATTTGCAGATCTTGCCGAAGAAACTGCCATCTCGAGGTTGTATGGAGGGATTCATTACAGGCCTGCCATAGCTCAAGGTGTCAAACAAGGCAGGGTCATCGGTAGGAATGTAGCTCTTATAGATTTGAAGAAATAA
- a CDS encoding response regulator transcription factor: MKKIRILIYEDHEYYRQSLKDLLNWVEDFEVCGTFENCNHITEHLKSFDPSVLLMDISMNGVDGLEGLKRVRILNKQIPVIMLTVFEDNDKIMEAICNGASGYLLKSTELKLIPDAIRDVLSGGAPMTSSIARKVIEAFQKKNVKPSDEFGLTPREMEVLELLTTGHSYKMIADKCFVSVETVRSHIKKIYEKLQVHSATEAAAKVFRPGL, encoded by the coding sequence CAGGCAGTCTCTGAAAGATTTGCTTAATTGGGTTGAGGATTTTGAGGTTTGCGGAACGTTTGAAAACTGCAATCACATCACAGAACATTTAAAATCATTTGATCCATCTGTATTGCTCATGGATATTTCGATGAATGGTGTTGATGGCCTGGAAGGTTTGAAAAGAGTCAGAATTCTGAATAAGCAAATACCCGTTATCATGCTCACAGTTTTTGAAGATAACGATAAAATTATGGAAGCCATTTGCAATGGTGCTTCAGGTTATCTTTTGAAAAGTACAGAATTGAAATTAATTCCTGATGCCATCAGGGATGTACTCAGTGGAGGTGCTCCTATGACTTCCAGCATAGCCCGTAAAGTTATCGAGGCATTTCAAAAGAAAAATGTCAAGCCTTCAGATGAATTTGGACTTACCCCAAGAGAAATGGAGGTTTTAGAGTTACTTACAACCGGCCACAGTTATAAAATGATTGCTGACAAGTGTTTTGTCTCCGTCGAAACCGTACGATCTCATATCAAGAAGATCTACGAAAAGCTCCAGGTACATTCTGCCACTGAGGCGGCTGCCAAAGTATTTCGCCCGGGATTATGA